One genomic region from Streptomyces sp. NBC_00582 encodes:
- a CDS encoding isocitrate/isopropylmalate family dehydrogenase translates to MVGHTGEPIVAAVGRLTEVVNAQQYGMVLWDDVFKRVAADYPDVETESVLVDAMSAKFVLHPEDLSVVVASDLNADILSDLGSALAGSLGLAASANLNPERRFPSMFEPVHGSASDIAGQGLANPIGAVGSAALMLEHFGLPEQAARLNKAIEATTAAGVLTRDVGGTSTTEDVTKALIDALEA, encoded by the coding sequence ATGGTCGGACACACCGGCGAGCCGATCGTCGCAGCCGTCGGACGCCTGACCGAAGTCGTCAACGCCCAGCAGTACGGCATGGTCCTGTGGGACGACGTCTTCAAGCGCGTCGCCGCCGACTACCCCGACGTGGAGACCGAGAGCGTCCTGGTGGACGCGATGTCCGCGAAGTTCGTCCTGCACCCCGAGGACCTCTCGGTCGTCGTGGCCTCCGATCTCAACGCCGACATCCTCTCCGACCTCGGCAGCGCCCTCGCCGGCAGCCTGGGCCTGGCCGCCAGCGCCAACCTCAACCCCGAACGCCGCTTCCCCAGCATGTTCGAGCCCGTGCACGGCTCCGCCTCCGACATCGCGGGGCAGGGACTGGCCAACCCCATCGGTGCGGTCGGCAGTGCCGCGCTGATGCTGGAGCACTTCGGCCTGCCGGAGCAGGCCGCCCGCCTGAACAAGGCGATCGAGGCCACGACCGCGGCGGGTGTCCTCACTCGCGACGTCGGCGGCACATCCACGACGGAGGACGTGACCAAGGCCCTGATCGACGCCCTCGAGGCCTGA
- a CDS encoding DUF4240 domain-containing protein — protein sequence MDDIRFWALIASFDWERAGDDQAVLAPASRVLQGLPPQEIVAFEDLLAAKLHALDTREHARWCYRGEVDPDNGDEYISADDFLYARCVVVANGKEFYEGVLADPSRFPSGMEFESLLYLAGDAYEAQTGMPHDQLTSVSWESFSNIDGWRPAQSTTGGRYTGPEMPPLNRRPA from the coding sequence ATGGATGACATACGTTTCTGGGCTCTCATCGCATCGTTCGACTGGGAACGGGCCGGCGATGACCAGGCGGTCCTCGCTCCTGCCTCGCGAGTGCTTCAGGGACTGCCACCTCAGGAGATAGTCGCGTTCGAGGACCTGCTCGCTGCCAAGCTCCACGCGCTGGATACACGAGAGCACGCTCGTTGGTGCTACAGGGGGGAGGTGGATCCGGACAACGGAGACGAATACATCTCAGCTGACGACTTCCTGTACGCGCGTTGTGTCGTCGTGGCGAATGGCAAGGAGTTCTACGAGGGGGTACTCGCGGATCCCTCGCGTTTCCCGAGCGGGATGGAATTCGAGTCTCTGCTGTACCTCGCCGGCGATGCGTATGAGGCCCAGACCGGCATGCCGCATGACCAGCTCACCAGCGTGTCCTGGGAGAGCTTCAGCAATATCGACGGATGGCGGCCCGCTCAGAGCACCACGGGGGGACGCTACACCGGGCCTGAGATGCCGCCATTGAACCGCCGGCCTGCATAA
- a CDS encoding NB-ARC domain-containing protein produces the protein MGARPVVRCTVLVGTAGVGKTQQAARIAREAWRDEQVDLLLWVTATDRETVVAGYAQAMAEITGADAAARWGMAAAEQAAQAFLAWLRPDAEGAGRRWLIVLDDVGDPQDLRGLWPPDHPGGRVLVTTRRPDVAQPGPNRLVVPVAGFTPHEATTYLSEALAEYGRAQAAPDELAALAETLGHLPLALSQAAAYLAGAEFGVAAYVRLLDEYDLLSGPSKWGGGRPRRGQPLAELVPGPGALPDGQSVAVPEAWRSSLERADGMPSGDLARPLLELASLLPAAGMPESVFTTSAAVKYLQERRAAAGSGQTLQAGEVQGALRLLNGLGIIDHAPGASYRAVRVHPVLQRATREALSADRIRELASRVASALVLAADAHGETGSTPALTVDPFHGHPKMTTPVDPGFVPVLVDAVDVLRGHAEPALWSGMPYPRPEPWSGLSGTGPSPSDHELLYQVGEVLGRAGQAQAAVAHFERLADDALHHQGPYSPGLEYARLRQAHWRGESGDAAGAVTAYEAVLDQQCRFFGPHHKRTLDTRAALGRWRGAAGDAAGAVAAYTEHLSLLHQHSFPDSTEVLDTRAELARWQGESGDPYGAAMAYEALLTDLIRVLGRHGGLRHPQETGTGPYGSGPENLTARSNWLKVFDTHHSHAHWRGRAGDAAGAITSLTYLLNQQIQILGPDHPRILATREELAHWEERMRNR, from the coding sequence GTGGGCGCGCGGCCTGTGGTGCGCTGCACGGTACTCGTCGGCACCGCGGGCGTGGGCAAGACCCAGCAGGCCGCCCGGATCGCGCGCGAGGCATGGCGGGATGAGCAGGTCGACCTGCTCCTGTGGGTCACAGCGACCGACCGCGAGACAGTCGTGGCAGGGTACGCCCAGGCCATGGCCGAGATCACCGGAGCGGACGCGGCCGCCCGCTGGGGCATGGCCGCGGCCGAACAGGCGGCACAGGCGTTCCTCGCCTGGCTGCGTCCCGACGCCGAGGGTGCAGGACGCCGCTGGCTGATCGTCCTCGACGATGTGGGCGACCCCCAGGATCTACGGGGCCTGTGGCCGCCCGATCATCCGGGCGGCCGGGTCCTGGTCACCACACGGCGCCCGGACGTCGCCCAGCCCGGACCGAACCGCCTGGTCGTCCCCGTGGCAGGATTCACGCCCCACGAGGCGACGACCTACCTCTCCGAGGCGCTGGCCGAGTACGGGCGTGCGCAGGCTGCGCCCGATGAACTCGCCGCCCTCGCCGAGACGTTGGGGCATCTCCCGCTGGCCCTGTCGCAGGCCGCCGCCTATCTGGCCGGCGCGGAATTCGGCGTGGCGGCCTATGTCCGCCTGCTGGACGAGTACGACTTGCTCAGTGGGCCCAGCAAGTGGGGTGGGGGGCGGCCTCGCCGTGGGCAGCCGCTTGCCGAACTCGTGCCCGGGCCCGGCGCGTTGCCCGACGGCCAGAGCGTCGCCGTGCCCGAGGCCTGGCGGTCGTCCCTGGAGCGGGCCGATGGCATGCCTTCGGGTGATCTGGCCCGCCCCCTGCTGGAACTGGCCTCTCTTCTCCCTGCCGCAGGGATGCCCGAATCCGTCTTCACCACCTCCGCTGCCGTGAAGTACCTCCAAGAGCGCCGCGCCGCTGCGGGGTCCGGGCAGACACTCCAGGCGGGCGAGGTGCAGGGCGCGCTCCGCTTGCTGAACGGCCTGGGGATCATCGACCACGCACCGGGCGCCTCGTATCGCGCGGTGCGCGTGCACCCCGTACTGCAGCGCGCGACGCGTGAGGCGCTGTCCGCCGACCGGATACGGGAACTCGCGTCGAGAGTCGCGTCAGCCCTGGTGCTGGCCGCCGACGCCCATGGGGAGACCGGTTCCACCCCTGCACTCACCGTCGACCCGTTCCACGGACACCCGAAGATGACCACCCCCGTGGACCCCGGTTTCGTTCCGGTGCTCGTCGACGCCGTGGACGTGCTCCGCGGACACGCCGAACCGGCTCTCTGGTCGGGCATGCCGTATCCCAGACCCGAGCCGTGGTCAGGCCTCTCGGGCACCGGCCCGAGCCCGTCCGACCACGAGCTGCTCTACCAGGTCGGTGAGGTGCTGGGGAGGGCCGGCCAGGCGCAGGCAGCCGTCGCCCATTTCGAGCGGCTGGCGGATGACGCACTCCACCATCAGGGGCCGTACTCCCCGGGCCTCGAATACGCCCGCCTCCGGCAGGCCCACTGGCGGGGCGAGTCCGGCGACGCGGCCGGGGCCGTCACAGCGTACGAAGCGGTCCTCGACCAGCAGTGCCGCTTCTTCGGCCCCCACCACAAGCGCACTCTGGACACCCGGGCCGCCCTGGGACGCTGGCGGGGTGCCGCGGGTGACGCGGCCGGTGCCGTAGCCGCATACACCGAACATCTGTCCTTGCTGCACCAGCACTCGTTCCCGGACTCCACGGAGGTCCTCGATACGCGGGCTGAACTCGCGCGCTGGCAAGGCGAGTCGGGGGACCCGTACGGAGCGGCGATGGCGTACGAGGCACTCCTCACCGATCTGATCCGTGTGCTCGGCCGGCACGGCGGCCTCCGGCATCCGCAGGAGACCGGCACCGGGCCGTACGGGAGCGGACCGGAAAACCTGACGGCACGCTCCAATTGGCTGAAGGTGTTTGACACGCACCACAGCCACGCGCATTGGCGCGGCCGGGCGGGGGACGCCGCCGGGGCGATCACGTCCCTCACCTACCTGCTGAACCAGCAGATACAGATACTCGGCCCAGACCATCCCCGGATCCTGGCCACACGCGAAGAACTGGCTCACTGGGAGGAACGCATGAGAAACCGATGA
- a CDS encoding CHAT domain-containing protein, whose amino-acid sequence MTGDARRVVLLEYISMSGRLAVFGVRADWDRPKVELLDLDQEELSLFVAANLDSHRSVRDLAEMPELLHQYDFVVRPVAEWSEPGDVICLVPHGALHRMPLHALRVGDEHLIERNPVVYAPSVSVLRHSRTDRESAAPELSRRMAVFGDSRQNLPDAAAEAAMLGDRFGAEVHLGAAVTRENLQRALSDSDWVHIAGHAAFDPRNPLRSGLELHGGDVLTAGEIFGMPRMRASLVTLSGCETGISLRHSGDELIGLTRALLYARASSLLVSLWSVADDSTAFFMRRFYDHLLSGRGLAKADALRAAVLETMRMPDWGSLYRWAPFTLIGDWH is encoded by the coding sequence ATGACCGGAGACGCTCGGCGCGTGGTGTTGCTGGAGTACATCAGCATGTCCGGCCGGCTGGCGGTGTTCGGCGTGCGGGCCGACTGGGACCGGCCGAAGGTGGAGTTGCTCGACCTCGACCAGGAGGAACTCTCGCTCTTCGTGGCGGCGAACCTCGACTCTCACCGCAGCGTCCGCGACCTCGCCGAGATGCCAGAGCTCCTGCATCAGTACGACTTTGTTGTGCGTCCGGTGGCTGAATGGAGCGAGCCGGGCGATGTCATCTGCCTCGTCCCTCATGGCGCCCTGCACCGCATGCCCCTGCATGCCCTGCGCGTCGGCGACGAGCATCTGATCGAGCGTAATCCTGTCGTCTACGCGCCGAGCGTGTCGGTGTTGCGCCACAGCCGGACCGACCGCGAGTCCGCCGCACCTGAACTGTCGCGGAGGATGGCGGTCTTCGGCGACTCGCGGCAGAATCTACCGGACGCCGCCGCTGAAGCGGCCATGCTCGGCGACCGTTTCGGCGCCGAGGTGCATCTCGGCGCTGCCGTCACCCGGGAGAACCTCCAGCGTGCCCTGAGCGACTCCGACTGGGTGCACATAGCGGGACACGCCGCCTTCGACCCACGGAATCCGCTGCGGTCCGGGCTTGAACTTCACGGCGGGGACGTGCTGACGGCGGGCGAGATCTTCGGCATGCCGCGTATGCGCGCCTCGCTGGTTACCCTGAGCGGGTGCGAGACGGGCATCAGTCTCCGTCACTCTGGCGACGAACTGATCGGGCTCACCCGTGCGTTGCTCTACGCACGGGCCTCGTCCCTGCTCGTGAGCCTGTGGTCCGTCGCCGACGACTCGACGGCGTTCTTCATGCGCCGGTTCTACGACCATCTGCTGAGCGGTCGGGGTCTCGCCAAGGCCGACGCGCTCAGGGCTGCCGTACTGGAGACGATGAGGATGCCCGACTGGGGCTCCCTCTACCGCTGGGCGCCGTTCACATTGATCGGCGACTGGCACTGA
- a CDS encoding tetratricopeptide repeat protein, translating to MGRTRRVRKWLGERRVEGVLRVLERSSDRAAALVRLSSGVDDGVLAGMVDFSRAAGERGDDEECLAWAELAVEASLHGGTLTGRAETLLWHARVQLDRWPGTLTDRPRGLGAAQRGLEEVFGILDEIGTPVDRAMALSLRARVHTAFARGLDAFQDSLSAAELALECDDEELLAHITGYLSRQYKKLPDDPELAIPRQLIAVGERILLRIGDAPPTPALRDALGDAHRQLDDERRAHDQWITARHQYAARGDSAGVFEMDVHLVGLAVEGERYTEAIELGERVLADHPSGVRPGRLAELHHVLGAVHRELGQVDEAWARYEKAISLAEADSGPLRVSAYLVDAALYAIDTARPDAALSHLLKAYTSSSGPASWLAALTLAELHLSHFGDVASAKQFAEWALDRAILDTHTDSVGSGNVMKDPAVRACSLHRAGLAAFGAGDIETAYRRFHDLVPLLTEDMTPPLIELTSTYSHPVVPPALSGSIWWAYLTSRQTGREEEARAHLARYSEVLATGTGLFDGFELVRTDPERALDQLRAILETVSSFTPPPLPLIGLVRSAIGTCHVRLGQLSDAAAVYGKALSTVNGSGGHWEVEFSARSGLAFIAESDGDLVQAEQHLSRVVELTEKSRGTLTGVDERIGFLAGRLNAYERLIILRIRLGRTSEAYGTTQLVKSRTLGELLAGDEHRPIDHALEAELAALRREQDDWLSTHVARPATPSSEALLDMLQPESHRRNRQRAAENSREQRKLFTSLPAPGPPMSYTEVRSLLT from the coding sequence ATGGGGCGGACACGTCGTGTCCGGAAGTGGCTCGGGGAGCGGCGGGTCGAAGGGGTGCTGCGGGTCCTGGAACGCTCGTCCGACCGTGCCGCGGCTCTCGTCCGGCTGTCCTCGGGCGTCGACGACGGCGTGCTGGCCGGCATGGTCGATTTCAGTCGGGCGGCCGGCGAGCGGGGTGACGACGAGGAGTGCCTCGCGTGGGCGGAACTCGCCGTCGAGGCGAGCCTGCACGGGGGCACCCTCACCGGCCGGGCCGAGACCCTGCTCTGGCACGCGCGGGTCCAGCTCGACCGATGGCCCGGCACACTGACCGACAGGCCCCGGGGGCTGGGAGCGGCACAGCGCGGCCTCGAGGAGGTCTTCGGCATTCTCGACGAGATCGGGACGCCGGTGGACCGGGCGATGGCGCTGAGCCTGCGCGCCCGGGTCCACACCGCCTTCGCCAGGGGACTGGATGCCTTCCAGGACAGCCTCTCCGCAGCGGAACTCGCCCTGGAGTGCGACGACGAGGAACTGCTCGCCCACATCACCGGCTACCTGAGCAGACAGTACAAAAAACTGCCTGACGATCCCGAACTGGCCATTCCCCGGCAGCTCATAGCCGTCGGTGAGCGGATCCTGCTCCGGATCGGGGACGCCCCGCCGACGCCGGCGCTCCGCGACGCGCTCGGTGACGCGCACCGTCAGCTCGACGACGAGCGAAGGGCCCACGACCAGTGGATCACCGCACGGCACCAGTACGCAGCACGGGGCGACTCGGCCGGCGTCTTCGAGATGGATGTGCACCTGGTGGGACTCGCCGTCGAAGGTGAGCGGTACACGGAGGCGATCGAGCTCGGCGAACGTGTGCTCGCCGACCATCCGTCCGGGGTCAGGCCAGGAAGGCTCGCCGAGCTCCACCATGTGCTGGGCGCGGTGCACCGCGAACTGGGGCAGGTCGACGAGGCATGGGCCCGGTACGAGAAGGCCATCTCTCTGGCCGAGGCCGATTCTGGACCGCTGAGGGTCTCGGCATACCTGGTGGACGCGGCGCTCTACGCGATCGACACCGCACGCCCCGACGCGGCCCTCTCTCATCTGCTGAAGGCCTACACTTCGTCCTCCGGTCCTGCGTCCTGGCTCGCCGCGCTGACCCTCGCGGAACTGCACCTGTCCCACTTCGGTGACGTGGCGTCGGCCAAACAGTTCGCGGAATGGGCGCTCGACCGGGCGATCCTCGACACGCACACCGACTCCGTCGGCTCCGGCAACGTGATGAAGGATCCCGCCGTGCGCGCCTGCTCGCTGCACCGGGCCGGCCTCGCCGCGTTCGGCGCCGGTGACATCGAGACGGCCTACAGACGATTCCACGACTTGGTGCCGCTGCTGACCGAGGACATGACGCCGCCGCTCATCGAACTCACCTCGACATACTCGCATCCCGTTGTCCCCCCTGCGCTGAGCGGCAGTATCTGGTGGGCGTACCTGACCAGCCGCCAGACGGGAAGAGAGGAGGAGGCACGCGCCCACCTCGCTCGCTACTCCGAGGTCCTCGCCACAGGCACGGGACTGTTCGATGGTTTTGAACTCGTGAGAACGGATCCTGAGCGGGCCCTGGATCAGCTCCGCGCCATCCTCGAAACCGTGTCGTCCTTCACGCCACCGCCCCTCCCCCTGATCGGTCTCGTCCGCTCCGCCATCGGGACGTGCCATGTGCGGCTGGGACAGCTCTCCGACGCCGCAGCCGTCTACGGCAAGGCCCTGTCCACGGTGAACGGTTCCGGCGGCCACTGGGAGGTGGAGTTCTCGGCCCGGTCCGGACTGGCGTTCATCGCCGAGTCCGACGGAGACCTCGTCCAGGCGGAGCAGCATCTGTCACGGGTCGTGGAGCTGACGGAGAAGTCCAGGGGTACCCTCACCGGGGTCGACGAACGCATCGGCTTCCTGGCCGGCCGGCTCAACGCGTACGAGCGGCTCATCATCCTGCGCATCCGTCTCGGCCGGACGTCCGAGGCTTACGGGACCACCCAACTCGTCAAGTCACGGACGCTCGGCGAACTCCTCGCCGGCGACGAGCACCGGCCCATCGACCACGCCCTGGAAGCCGAACTCGCCGCTCTGCGCAGGGAGCAGGACGACTGGCTGAGCACACATGTGGCACGCCCGGCCACCCCCTCGAGTGAAGCCTTGCTGGACATGCTCCAGCCCGAAAGCCACCGCAGGAACCGGCAACGCGCCGCCGAGAACTCCCGCGAGCAGCGCAAGCTGTTCACCAGCCTGCCGGCCCCCGGGCCTCCGATGTCCTACACCGAAGTCCGGTCACTCCTCACCTGA